A genomic segment from Drosophila miranda strain MSH22 chromosome 3, D.miranda_PacBio2.1, whole genome shotgun sequence encodes:
- the LOC108158090 gene encoding titin isoform X12 produces the protein MEDSGDKIADKEGNTRLISVSTPDLSGHLIDENYNAEALSTTSGSSIEPRSDCSLTDHELALDTGKSQSLQADLERESVLSDYIAAHMVPLPDFSASVTESEDDVGSISSSMIGDGTWEDNWLFKKKRSSVQSSVTPSSIGMLVPAPMENVRAQIGDRTADEVSDLSELGSDVEDNSLDLLRCNDLNDRLLSKHLIGGQNTKLVLDELVDRTSLISHTLPEEHEPAFTETTNTFVVASSAAPSDIIVSLPSPMVFQDDSLNEELVQTPIAAQGETDELASLEGCIGYSTVEYIDEEQMRQTTPSVIEILAAIALGPMLAVPASEQPGVITPSEMHTLKELSDLALAEINARTMDLAHHSLDIIEEETTELMPLTGSVSEPSTINVHPSTLTDPTTNHHSTETTAAQEPKVVPKPTIDSDAPIHNPSTTEILTEDKPAALDPPAAVEISPDAENVAVVSPETVEITPETETVAVDPPAPVEIMSETATVAVDPAAALEIAPAAETVAVDPPAPVEIIPETEIVAVHLPAAGEISPETDTIAVDPAPPAAVEITPAAETVAVDPPAAVEIITEPETVAVDPQAAALEIIPDAETVAVDPPAPVEIIPETETVAADPAPPAAVEITPAAETVAVDPPAAVEIITEPETVAVDPQAAALEIIPDAETVAVDPPAPVEIIPETETVAADPAPPAAVEITPAAETVAVDPPAAAEISPETEIVAVDPPAALEITPAAETVAVDPPAAVVIIPETEIVAVGPPAAVEIMSETATVAVDPAAALEIAPAAETVAVDPPAAAEIIPETEIVAVDLPAALEITPAAETVAVDPPAAVVIIPETEIVAVGPPAAVEIMSETATVAVDPAAALEIAPAAETVAVDPPAAAEIIPETEIVAVDPPAAAEIIPETEIVAVDLPAALEITPAAETVAVDPQAAALEIIPDAETVAVDPPAPVEIIPEAETVAVDPAPPVAVEITPAAETVAVDPPAAAEIIPETEIVAVDPPAALEITPAAETVAVDPQAAALEIIPDAEIVAVDLSEAAEIIPETEIVAVDLPAALEITPAAETVAVDPQAAALEIIPDAETVAVDLSEAAEIIPETEIVAVDPPAALEITPAAETVAVDPQAAALEIIPDAETVAVDPPAPVEIIPETETVAADPAPPAAVEITPASETVAVDLPAAAEIIPETEIVAVDLPAALEITPAAETVAVDPQAAALEIIPDAETVAVDPPAPVEIIPETETVAADPAPPAAVEITPAAETVAVDPPAAAEIIPETEIVAVDLPAALEITPAAETVAVDPQAAALEIIPDAETVAVDPPAPVEIIPETETVAADPAPPAAVEITPAAETVAVDPPAAAEIIPETEIVAVDLPAALEITPAAETVAVDPQAAALEIIPDAETVAVDPPAPVEIIPETETVAADPAPPAAVEITPAAETLAVDPPAAAEIIPETEIVAVDPPAALEITPAAETVAVDPQAAALEIIPDAETVAVDLSEAAEIIPETEIVVVDPPAAMEITPAAETVAVDPQAAALEIIPDAETVAVDPPAPVEIIPETETVAADPAPPAAVEITPAAETVAVDLPAAAEIIPETEIVAVDLPAALEITPAAETVAVDPQAAALEIIPDAETVAVDLSEAAEIIPETEIVAVDLPAALEITPAAETVAVDPPAPVEIIPETETVAADPAPPAAVEITPAAETVAVDPPAAAEIIPETEIVAVDPPAALEITPAAETVAVDPQAAALEIIPDAETVAVDLSETAEIIPETEIVAVDPPAALEITPAAETVAVDPQAAALEIIPDAETVAVDPPAPVEIIPETETVAADPAPPAAVEITPAAETVAVDPPAAAEIIPETEIVAVDPPAALEITPAAETVAVDPQAAALEIIPDAETVAVDLPAAAEIIPETDTVAVDPAPPAALEITPAAETVAVDPPAPVEIIPETETVAADPAPPAAVEITPAAETVALDPPAAAEIIPETEIVAVDLPAALEITPAAETVAVDPQAAALEIIPDAETVAVDLSEAAEIIPETEIVAVDLPAALEITPAAETVAVDPQAAALEIIPDAETVAVDPPAPVEINPETETVAADPAPLAALEITPAAETVAVDPPAAAEIIPETDTVAVDPAPPAALEIIPAAETVAVDPPAPVEIIPETETVAADPAPPAAVEITPAAETVALDPPAAAEIIPETEIVAVDLPAALEITPAAETVAVDPQAAALEIIPDAETVAVDLSEAAEIIPETEIVAVDLPAALEITPAAETVAVDPQAAALEIIPDAETVAVDPPAPVEINPETETVAADPAPLAALEITPAAETVAVDLPAAAEIIPETDTVAVDPAPPAALEITPAAETVAVDPPAPVEIIPETETVAADPAPPAAVEITPAAETVALDPPAAAEIIPETEIVAVDLPAALEITPAAETVAVDPQAAALEIIPDAETVAVDLSEAAEIIPETEIVAVDLPAALEITPAAETVAVDPQAAALEIIPDAETVAVDPPAPVEINPETETVAADPAPPAALEITPAAETVAVDPPAAAESIPETEIVAVDLPATLEIAPAAETVAVDPPAAVEIITEPETVAVDPQAAALEIAPAAETVAVDPPAPVEIIPETETVAVDPSPPAVVEIIAETESVVLVPTGAVEFIPETQTKAEEIPAVEVEAKSVSDLGPNALIDDTQLLSCVPKPLKESDNMDASTLEPSSECIPAQTSVEYTKSDSSALGSIAEREVKKWYNAVEMPNNPYAPDALKQRISGTQERYMDVPNISPSAEQKALAAALTEDGDPAPPSTDYQRYSRDYYINNAPNGTEVNGIVRRASSGAEKQPSAEDVEQDIVITEAAQNASTTAKEQDKEQESVAANVYTALPAQVFDDLLETQSNPSLHSLQTTTTTSDESETVRVYDFNKQETTVIRPAPAEQQPSSSTTSSMESAQSASVSSSSIDASVSKKRERPVVLQFGPADSVPTIGSPVNTPTRGSTPPAFRFLQPKRRLIEPSQVLSVDEDDVMEPNTPVAEKPAVEDEVVHAMPSVKALAQAFLLTSKAQQAERRWRSKVRLSLPADTSDKSPTSLARRHKLEHAVSMAEVADESTIASDLSSLETDPSIQSDGSTNPPIASPVTPVPVRHGFLRSNIAFFENLKFK, from the exons ATGGAGGACTCCGGTGATAAA ATTGCCGATAAGGAAGGGAACACAAGGTTAATATCGGTGAGCACACCAGACTTGAGTGGTCACCTCATTGATGAGAATTACAATGCCGAAGCGTTGAGCACCACGTCCGGTAGTTCCATTGAGCCCCGAAGCGATTGCAGCCTCACCGACCATGAATTGGCCCTGGAT ACTGGCAAATCCCAGTCCCTGCAGGCGGATTTGGAGCGTGAATCGGTTTTGAGTGATTATATAGCCGCCCACATGGTTCCCCTTCCGGACTTTTCGGCATCTGTTACTGAATCGGAGGATG ATGTTGGATCAATCTCCTCGAGCATGATCGGCGATGGCACTTGGGAGGATAACTGGCTATTCAAGAAGAAACGCAGCTCCGTGCAGAGCTCGGTCACGCCGAGCAGCATTGGCATGCTGGTGCCGGCTCCCATGGAGAATGTGCGTGCCCAAATCGGCGATAGGACTGCGGACGAGGTCAGCGATCTGTCGGAGCTGGGATCGGATGTGGAGGACAATTCGCTTGATTTGCTGCGCTGCAACGATCTAAACGATCGCCTGCTGAGCAAGCATCTGATCGGTGGTCAGAACACAAAACTTGTGCTAGACGAGCTCGTAGATCGGACCAGCCTGATCTCCCACACCCTACCGGAGGAGCATGAGCCCGCATTTACGGAAACCACAAACACGTTCGTCGTAGCATCCTCGGCCGCGCCATCTGATATTATAGTTTCACTACCATCACCCATGGTGTTTCAAGATGACTCACTGAACGAGGAGCTGGTCCAGACTCCCATTGCAG CCCAAGGCGAAACTGACGAACTGGCCAGCCTCGAAGGTTGCATTGGTTACAGCACAGTAGAATACATTGATGAAGAGCAGATGCGCCAAACCACACCGTCAGTTATCGAGATACTAGCCGCCATTGCCTTGGGACCGATGCTAGCAGTCCCAGCATCGGAGCAGCCGGGGGTCATAACTCCGAGTGAGATGCATACACTCAAGGAGCTAAGCGACTTGGCGCTGGCCGAAATAAACGCTCGCACAATGGACCTGGCGCACCATTCACTTGACATCATAGAAGAGGAGACAACCGAATTGATGCCGTTGACCGGGAGTGTCTCAGAACCTTCCACTATAAATGTCCATCCATCAACTCTGACAGACCCAACAACAAACCACCATTCTACAGAAACAACAGCCGCCCAGGAGCCAAAAGTGGTACCAAAACCTACCATAGACAGTGATGCGCCCATACATAACCCATCGACAACAGAAATTCTAACAGAAGATAAACCAGCAGCATTGGATCCTCCGGCAGCAGTGGAAATCAGTCCAGACGCAGAAAACGTAGCTGTGGTTTCTCCGGAAACAGTGGAAATTACTCCAGAGACTGAAACTGTAGCTGTGGATCCTCCGGCGCCAGTGGAAATCATGTCAGAAACAGCAACCGTAGCTGTGGATCCGGCAGCTGCACTGGAAATCGCTCCAGCCGCAGAAACCGTAGCTGTGGATCCTCCCGCACCAGTGGAAATCATTCCGGAAACGGAAATCGTAGCTGTGCATCTACCAGCAGCAGGGGAAATCAGTCCTGAAACGGACACTATTGCTGTTGatcctgctcctccagcagcagTGGAAATCACTCCAGCAGCAGAAACTGTAGCTGTGGATCCTCCAGCAGCAGTGGAAATCATTACAGAACCTGAAACCGTAGCTGTGGATCCTCAGGCAGCAGCATTGGAAATCATTCCAGACGCAGAAACCGTAGCTGTGGATCCTCCCGCACCAGTGGAAATCATTCCGGAAACAgaaactgttgctgctgatcctgctcctccagcagcagTGGAAATCACTCCAGCAGCAGAAACTGTAGCTGTGGATCCTCCAGCAGCAGTGGAAATCATTACAGAACCTGAAACCGTAGCTGTGGATCCTCAGGCAGCAGCATTGGAAATCATTCCAGACGCAGAAACCGTAGCTGTGGATCCTCCCGCACCAGTGGAAATCATTCCGGAAACAgaaactgttgctgctgatcctgctcctccagcagcagTGGAAATCACTCCAGCAGCAGAAACTGTAGCTGTGGatcctccagcagcagcggaaaTCAGTCCGGAAACGGAAATCGTAGCTGTAGATCCGCCAGCTGCATTGGAAATCACTCCAGCCGCAGAAACCGTAGCTGTGGATCCTCCAGCAGCAGTGGTAATCATTCCGGAAACGGAAATCGTAGCTGTGGGTCCTCCAGCAGCAGTGGAAATCATGTCAGAAACAGCAACCGTAGCTGTGGATCCGGCAGCTGCACTGGAAATCGCTCCAGCCGCAGAAACCGTAGCTGTGGatcctccagcagcagcggaaaTCATTCCGGAAACGGAAATCGTAGCTGTGGATCTGCCAGCTGCATTGGAAATCACTCCAGCCGCAGAAACCGTAGCTGTGGATCCTCCAGCAGCAGTGGTAATCATTCCGGAAACGGAAATCGTAGCTGTGGGTCCTCCAGCAGCAGTGGAAATCATGTCAGAAACAGCAACCGTAGCTGTGGATCCGGCAGCTGCACTGGAAATCGCTCCAGCCGCAGAAACCGTAGCTGTGGatcctccagcagcagcggaaaTCATTCCGGAAACGGAAATCGTAGCTGTGGatcctccagcagcagctgaaatCATTCCGGAAACGGAAATCGTAGCTGTGGATCTGCCAGCTGCATTGGAAATCACTCCAGCCGCAGAAACCGTAGCTGTGGATCCTCAGGCAGCAGCATTGGAAATCATTCCAGACGCAGAAACCGTAGCTGTGGATCCTCCCGCACCAGTGGAAATCATTCCGGAAGCAGAAACTGTTGCTGTTGACCCTGCTCCTCCAGTAGCAGTGGAAATCACTCCAGCAGCAGAAACTGTAGCTGTGGatcctccagcagcagcggagaTCATTCCGGAAACGGAAATCGTAGCTGTGGATCCGCCAGCTGCATTGGAAATCACTCCAGCCGCAGAAACCGTAGCTGTGGATCCTCAGGCAGCAGCATTGGAAATCATTCCAGACGCAGAAATCGTAGCTGTGGATCTTTCAGAAGCAGCGGAGATCATTCCGGAAACGGAAATCGTAGCTGTGGATCTGCCAGCTGCATTGGAAATCACTCCAGCCGCAGAAACCGTAGCTGTGGATCCTCAGGCAGCAGCATTGGAAATCATTCCAGACGCAGAAACCGTAGCTGTGGATCTTTCAGAAGCAGCGGAGATCATTCCGGAAACGGAAATCGTAGCTGTGGACCCGCCAGCTGCATTGGAAATCACTCCAGCCGCTGAAACCGTAGCTGTGGATCCTCAGGCAGCAGCACTGGAAATCATTCCAGACGCAGAAACCGTAGCTGTGGATCCTCCCGCACCAGTGGAAATCATTCCAGAAACAgaaactgttgctgctgatcctgctcctccagcagcagTGGAAATAACTCCAGCATCAGAAACTGTAGCTGTGGATcttccagcagcagcggagaTCATTCCGGAAACGGAAATCGTAGCTGTGGATCTGCCAGCTGCATTGGAAATCACCCCAGCCGCTGAAACCGTAGCTGTGGATCCTCAGGCAGCAGCATTGGAAATCATTCCAGACGCAGAAACCGTAGCTGTGGATCCCCCCGCACCAGTGGAAATCATTCCAGAAACAgaaactgttgctgctgatcctgctcctccagcagcagTGGAAATCACTCCAGCAGCAGAAACTGTAGCTGTGGatcctccagcagcagcggaaaTCATTCCGGAAACGGAAATCGTAGCTGTGGATTTGCCAGCTGCATTGGAAATCACTCCAGCCGCTGAAACCGTAGCTGTGGATCCTCAGGCAGCAGCATTGGAAATCATTCCAGACGCAGAAACCGTAGCTGTGGATCCCCCCGCACCAGTGGAAATCATTCCAGAAACAgaaactgttgctgctgatcctgctcctccagcagcagTGGAAATCACTCCAGCAGCAGAAACTGTAGCTGTGGatcctccagcagcagcggaaaTCATTCCGGAAACGGAAATCGTAGCTGTGGATTTGCCAGCTGCATTGGAAATCACTCCAGCCGCTGAAACCGTAGCTGTGGATCCTCAGGCAGCAGCATTGGAAATCATTCCAGACGCAGAAACCGTAGCTGTGGATCCCCCCGCACCAGTGGAAATCATTCCAGAAACAgaaactgttgctgctgatcctgctcctccagcagcagTGGAAATCACTCCAGCAGCAGAAACTCTAGCTGTGGatcctccagcagcagcggagaTCATTCCGGAAACGGAAATCGTAGCTGTGGATCCGCCAGCTGCATTGGAAATCACTCCAGCCGCAGAAACCGTAGCTGTGGATCCTCAGGCAGCAGCATTGGAAATCATTCCAGACGCAGAAACCGTAGCTGTGGATCTTTCAGAAGCAGCGGAGATCATTCCGGAAACGGAAATCGTAGTTGTGGACCCGCCAGCTGCAATGGAAATCACTCCAGCCGCTGAAACCGTAGCTGTGGATCCTCAGGCAGCAGCACTGGAAATCATTCCAGACGCAGAAACCGTAGCTGTGGATCCTCCCGCACCAGTGGAAATCATTCCAGAAACAgaaactgttgctgctgatcctgctcctccagcagcagTGGAAATAACTCCAGCAGCAGAAACTGTAGCTGTGGATcttccagcagcagcggagaTCATTCCGGAAACGGAAATCGTAGCTGTGGATCTGCCAGCTGCATTGGAAATCACTCCAGCCGCTGAAACCGTAGCTGTGGATCCTCAGGCAGCAGCACTGGAAATCATTCCAGACGCAGAAACCGTAGCTGTGGATCTTTCAGAAGCAGCGGAGATCATTCCGGAAACGGAAATCGTAGCTGTGGATCTGCCAGCTGCATTGGAAATCACTCCAGCCGCAGAAACCGTAGCTGTGGATCCTCCCGCACCAGTGGAAATCATTCCGGAAACAgaaactgttgctgctgatcctgctcctccagcagcagTGGAAATCACTCCAGCAGCAGAAACTGTAGCTGTGGatcctccagcagcagcggagaTCATTCCGGAAACGGAAATCGTAGCTGTGGATCCGCCAGCTGCATTGGAAATCACTCCAGCCGCAGAAACCGTAGCTGTGGATCCTCAGGCAGCAGCATTGGAAATCATTCCAGACGCAGAAACCGTAGCTGTGGATCTTTCAGAAACAGCGGAGATCATTCCGGAAACGGAAATCGTAGCTGTGGACCCGCCAGCTGCATTGGAAATCACTCCAGCCGCTGAAACCGTAGCTGTGGATCCTCAGGCAGCAGCACTGGAAATCATTCCAGACGCAGAAACCGTAGCTGTGGATCCTCCCGCACCAGTGGAAATCATTCCAGAAACAgaaactgttgctgctgatcctgctcctccagcagcagTGGAAATCACTCCAGCAGCAGAAACTGTAGCTGTGGatcctccagcagcagcggaaaTCATTCCGGAAACGGAAATCGTAGCTGTGGATCCGCCAGCTGCATTGGAAATCACTCCAGCCGCAGAAACCGTAGCTGTGGATCCACAGGCAGCAGCACTGGAAATCATTCCAGACGCAGAAACCGTAGCTGTGGATCTTCCAGCAGCAGCCGAAATCATTCCGGAAACGGACACTGTTGCTGTTGatcctgctcctccagcagcATTGGAAATCACTCCAGCCGCAGAAACCGTAGCTGTGGATCCTCCCGCACCAGTGGAAATCATTCCGGAAACAgaaactgttgctgctgaccctgctcctccagcagcagTGGAAATCACTCCAGCAGCAGAAACTGTAGCTTTGGatcctccagcagcagcggaaaTCATTCCGGAAACGGAAATCGTAGCTGTGGATCTGCCAGCTGCATTGGAAATCACTCCAGCCGCTGAAACCGTAGCTGTGGATCCTCAGGCAGCAGCATTGGAAATCATTCCAGACGCAGAAACCGTAGCTGTGGATCTTTCAGAAGCAGCGGAGATCATTCCGGAAACGGAAATCGTAGCTGTGGATCTGCCAGCTGCATTGGAAATCACTCCAGCCGCTGAAACCGTAGCTGTGGATCCTCAGGCAGCAGCACTGGAAATCATTCCAGACGCAGAAACCGTAGCTGTGGATCCTCCCGCACCAGTAGAAATCAATCCAGAAACAgaaactgttgctgctgaccCTGCTCCTCTAGCAGCATTGGAAATCACTCCAGCAGCAGAAACTGTAGCTGTGGatcctccagcagcagcggaaaTCATTCCGGAAACGGACACTGTTGCTGTTGatcctgctcctccagcagcATTGGAAATCATTCCAGCCGCAGAAACCGTAGCTGTGGATCCTCCCGCACCAGTGGAAATCATTCCGGAAACAgaaactgttgctgctgaccctgctcctccagcagcagTGGAAATCACTCCAGCAGCAGAAACTGTAGCTTTGGatcctccagcagcagcggaaaTCATTCCGGAAACGGAAATCGTAGCTGTGGATCTGCCAGCTGCATTGGAAATCACTCCAGCCGCTGAAACCGTAGCTGTGGATCCTCAGGCAGCAGCATTGGAAATCATTCCAGACGCAGAAACCGTAGCTGTGGATCTTTCAGAAGCAGCGGAGATCATTCCGGAAACGGAAATCGTAGCTGTGGATCTGCCAGCTGCATTGGAAATCACTCCAGCCGCTGAAACCGTAGCTGTGGATCCTCAGGCAGCAGCACTGGAAATCATTCCAGACGCAGAAACCGTAGCTGTGGATCCTCCCGCACCAGTAGAAATCAATCCAGAAACAgaaactgttgctgctgaccCTGCTCCTCTAGCAGCATTGGAAATCACTCCAGCAGCAGAAACTGTAGCTGTGGATCTTCCAGCAGCAGCCGAAATCATTCCGGAAACGGACACTGTTGCTGTTGatcctgctcctccagcagcATTGGAAATCACTCCAGCCGCAGAAACCGTAGCTGTGGATCCTCCCGCACCAGTGGAAATCATTCCGGAAACAgaaactgttgctgctgaccctgctcctccagcagcagTGGAAATCACTCCAGCAGCAGAAACTGTAGCTTTGGatcctccagcagcagcggaaaTCATTCCGGAAACGGAAATCGTAGCTGTGGATCTGCCAGCTGCATTGGAAATCACTCCAGCCGCTGAAACCGTAGCTGTGGATCCTCAGGCAGCAGCATTGGAAATCATTCCAGACGCAGAAACCGTAGCTGTGGATCTTTCAGAAGCAGCGGAGATCATTCCGGAAACGGAAATCGTAGCTGTGGATCTGCCAGCTGCATTGGAAATCACTCCAGCCGCTGAAACCGTAGCTGTGGATCCTCAGGCAGCAGCACTGGAAATCATTCCAGACGCAGAAACCGTAGCTGTGGATCCTCCCGCACCAGTAGAAATCAATCCAGAAACAgaaactgttgctgctgaccctgctcctccagcagcATTGGAAATCACTCCAGCAGCAGAAACTGTAGCTGTGGatcctccagcagcagcggaaaGCATTCCGGAAACGGAAATCGTAGCTGTGGATCTGCCAGCTACATTGGAAATCGCTCCAGCCGCAGAAACCGTAGCTGTGGATCCTCCAGCAGCAGTGGAAATCATTACAGAACCTGAAACCGTAGCTGTTGATCCTCAGGCAGCAGCATTGGAAATCGCTCCAGCCGCAGAAACCGTAGCTGTGGATCCTCCTGCACCAGTGGAAATCATTCCGGAAACAGAAACTGTTGCTGTTGATCCTTCTCCTCCAGCAGTAGTGGAAATCATTGCAGAGACAGAATCGGTGGTTTTGGTTCCTACCGGTGCAGTGGAATTCATTCCGGAGACACAAACTAAAGCTGAGGAAATACCAGCTGTTGAAGTGGAGGCTAAGAGCGTTTCAGACCTTGGTCCGAATGCTTTAATCGACGATACGCAGTTGTTAAGTTGTGTTCCGAAACCGCTAAAAGAGTCAGATAACATGGACGCATCAACATTGGAACCATCATCGGAATGCATTCCAGCGCAAACATCCGTAGAATACACTAAGAGCGATAGTTCCGCTCTAG GTTCCATTGCTGAGCGCGAGGTCAAGAAGTGGTACAATGCCGTCGAAATGCCCAACAACCCTTATGCGCCCGACGCTCTGAAGCAGCGTATCAGTGGCACCCAGGAGCGGTACATGGATGTGCCAAATATCAGTCCCAGTGCCGAGCAGAAGGCTCTGGCCGCCGCCCTCACTGAAGATGGCGACCCGGCGCCACCTTCAACCGACTACCAACG CTACAGCCGCGACTACTACATCAACAATGCCCCCAATGGCACAGAAGTAAACGGAATCGTACGGAGAGCATCGTCCGGCGCAGAGAAGCAGCCGTCCGCAGAGGATGTTGAGCAGGACATAGTTATCACCGAG GCGGCTCAAAACGCAAGCACAACTGCAAAAGAGCAGGATAAGGAACAGGAATCAGTTGCGGCTAACGTTTACACGGCCTTGCCAGCTCAGGTATTTGACGATTTGCTAGAGACCCAGTCGAACCCATCGCTTCACTCCCTGCAAACAACGACAACCACCAGCGATGAATCCGAAACGGTGCGCGTCTACGACTTTAACAAGCAGGAGACCACGGTCATCAGACCTGCCCCTGCGGAGCAGCAGCCGAGCTCCTCCACGACATCATCCATGGAGTCAGCTCAGAGCGCATCGGTGTCCTCTTCCTCCATAGACGCATCTGTGTCCAAAAAGCGTGAGCGACCAGTTGTCCTACAGTTTGGCCCTGCCGACTCGGTACCCACAATCGGTTCGCCAGTGAACACCCCCACAAGAGGCTCAACGCCCCCGGCGTTCCGCTTTCTCCAGCCAAAACGACGCCTCATCGAGCCGAGTCAAGTGTTGTCTGTGGACGAAGATGATGTG ATGGAGCCTAATACACCCGTCGCCGAGAAGCCCGCCGTAGAAGATGAGGTGGTGCATGCAATGCCGTCAGTGAAAGCTCTGGCCCAGGCCTTCCTCTTGACCAGCAAAGCCCAGCAAGCCGAGCGACGATGGCGATCAAAG GTTCGGCTATCCTTACCAGCTGATACGTCAGACAAGTCTCCTACCTCCCTAGCACGGCGACACAAGCTGGAGCATGCTGTTTCCATGGCAGAGGTAGCCGATGAATCCACGATCGCCTCTGACTTATCATCCCTCGAAAC GGATCCATCTATTCAATCGGACGGTTCCACGAACCCACCTATCGCCTCTCCTGTGACCCCAGTCCCCGTACGTCATGGCTTTCTCCGGAGCAATATTGCTTTCTTTGAGAActtaaagtttaagtga